In Rhodococcus qingshengii JCM 15477, the sequence GGTGCCGGAAAAACGACGCTCTTCAACCTCCTTACCGGATTCGACCGGCCGGACACCGGTACGTGGTCGATGGACGGTCAATCGCTGGGCCGCATGTATCCCCACCAGGTAGCCAGGAAAGGAGTGGTACGGACGTTCCAGTTGACCAAGGCGCTCTCCAAACTCACCGTGCTGGACAACGTACGTCTCGGTGCCACCGGCCAACGTGGTGAACGCATTTTTGCATCTCTCGTCCCGTGGATCTGGAAAGGCCAGGAACGCGAGATCACCGAACGCGCCAACGAACTCCTCGCACGATTCAAACTCGACACCAAGGCCGACGACCTCGCCGGTTCACTCTCCGGTGGGCAGCGCAAACTGCTCGAAATGGCTCGCGCACTCATGACCTCGCCCTCGGTGGTGATGCTGGACGAACCGATGGCGGGGGTCAATCCTGCTCTGACGCAAAGCCTGCTCGGACACATCAAGTCATTGCGCGACGACGGAATGACCGTCGTGTTCGTCGAGCACGACATGGACGTGATCCGAGACATCAGCGATTGGGTGGTGGTCATGGCGCAGGGCAGCGTCATCGCCGAATCCACCCCGGACGAACTCTCGTCCAACACAGCCGTCGTCGACGCATATCTGGGCAGCCACCATGACCAGGCCCTCGAGTTCGACGACAACGGAAATCCGGTGGGCGAGACGGCCGTTCTGGCCGCCGCCCTGGCTGAAGCCGAGGTCGAAACCCTCGAGACGGGCGGGGACCTGTCGGAACCCGACATCGACAACCTTCCGGCCGATCTCGCCGCGACGCTGGAATCGAGTCCCGAGGAACCGCGCGGAAGGCACGAGAAGCCATGAGCGAGAACCACGCACGTTCACTCACGCCTGCAGAGTTCGCCGCGACGGCCGAGGAGCATCAGCGACTGTCGGCAGGTGCCCTGCTCCGCGCCGACAGCCTCGTCGCGGGCTACATTCCCGGCGTCAACATCCTGCGTGAATGCAACTTCTTCCTGAAGGAAGGGGAAATCGTCGGGATCATCGGACCGAACGGCGCAGGCAAATCGACACTCCTGAAATCACTGTTCGGACTGATACCGGTACGCGAAGGGTCGGTCACCCTACGCGAGGACAACATCACGTCTGCGCCCGCTCACGTCCTCGTTCAGAAGGGAGTCGGGTACGTCCCTCAGACACAGAACGTCTTTCAGACTCTGACCATCGAAGAAAACCTCGAAATGGGCATTTATCTGCGGCCCAAGGCATTCGCGGAACGATTCGCCTTCGTGAGTGAACTGTTCCCTCTTCTGAGTGAACGACGAAAGGTGAAGGCCGGCGCACTCTCCGGCGGCGAACGCCAGATGGTCGCGATGGGCCGGGCCCTGATGATGGATCCGTCGGTGCTGCTGCTCGACGAACCGTCCGCGGGCCTGTCCCCCATGTTCCAGGACGAGGTGTTCATCCGCTGCAAGAAGATCAATGCTGCCGGTGTCTCGGTCATCATGGTCGAGCAGAACGCGCGCCGCTGCCTTCAGATCTGCGACCGCGGTTACGTACTCGATCAGGGTAAGAACGCGTACACCGACACCGGCGCCAATCTGATGAACGACCCCAAGGTGATCGAGTTGTACTTGGGAACGCTCGCTGGAAGCAAAGAGAAGTAGGACAGACACGAGAATGGGCCAGGGTCGCGAGACCCTGGCCCATTCTCGTTGGCTGCTTACCTGCCCACGACTTACTTGCCCACCACCACGAATCCTTCTGTGGTCAGGGTGTTCTCAGGGCCGAACTTGAGCTTTCCGTACGAACCGATGGACGGCTCCCCCGAATCGTTGAAGTCCAACTCACCGGTGATGCCGTCGTAGTCGATGTCGGTTCCCGCCTTCACCAACGGCAGGCACTCGACGTAGGACGTGCACTTGGTGCCGCCTTCGGTGACGCTGTTGATGTTGGCCGCGATGTCGGTACCGGCCGTCGACTTCGCCTGCTCGGCAGCGAGCGCTGAGATCACCACCGCGTCGTATGACTCTCCGGCGTAGTTGAAGTCGATCAGAGAGGGGTTCACAGCCTTCAGACGATCCTGGAAGGCAGCTCCGACGTCCGTCAGGGGCGTCGTTCCCTGCATGGTGTCGAGCAACGGCTTCGCCACGGATTCGCCGAGAGCGTTACCCATGTTGCCGTCGACGCCGTACATCGCCATTCCGTCCGACGGGCCGATGCCCACTTCGTGCATGCGCGTGATGATCTTCGCCGACTCTTCGAAGCCCACCAGTGCCACTGCATCCGGATTGAAGTTCTTGACTTGATCGACTTCGGAGTTGAACGACTGCGCGTTCGGGTCGTAGATGATCTTCTCGATCTGATCGGAGGGGACACCCGAATCGATCAGATTCTTTTCGATGTTGTCCGCCAGACCCGTCCCGTACGGGTCGTTGAGGGCCATGATCGCTACGCGCTGACCACCGTCGTCCGAAATGAGCTGTGCGACGGCCTGAGCCTGCAGTACGTCCGTCGGAGCGGTGCGGAAGTACATGCCCTTGTCTGGGTAGCAGACGAATTGGTCCGAGGTGTTGGCAGGCGAGAACATCACGACGCCTGCGCTGGCGATCTTGTCGATCACCTTGAGCGAGACCGAAGACGACGCGGCGCCGACGATGACCTGAGTGCCTGCAGCCAATTCGCGGTCGACGGTGGTATTGGCGGTGTCCGTTGTGGTGTCACCCGAATCGCCGGGAATCAGCTGGACCGGTTGGCCGAGAACGCCTCCGGCTGCATTGACGTCGTTGACTCCCAGCTGGGTGCCCGCGACCATCGGCGGCCCGAGGAACGACAAGCTGCCTGTATCGGGAAGAAGCGTGCCGATGCGCAGCGCTTCCGTGGACGGGGTGGCGCCGGCCTTGGCCTGCTCCGGGGTGCAATCAGTCGTGACGGATGTCGTCGCGGCAGAAGCGCCGGACGTAGAGCCACTCGAAGACGAGTCATCCGACTTGTCCGAGCTACAGCCTGCAAGTGCCAGTGATGCCGCGCCGAGAACTGCAGCAGTACGCACAAGTGTTCGTCTAGCCATCCCACGCTCCTAAGATCAGCCGGTGCTCGCGCCACCCGAACTGGCGCTCGCTGTGGGATCAGACGCTAGACCTTGGAACCGTTTCGCGATCCTTCAAGAAAGCCCTGTGACCTGACTGTTATCTGAAGGTGCACAGAGTTTACACGGCTGTAGCGCTGCGCGACGTTTCGACGGTCGACGCAGCAACCGGGTAACCCGGACACTTTGCTCAAGCGTCCGGTTCACCGCCCAGAGTTTCCAGTACGACCTGTGCGACCGCCTTCATCGTGGAGCGCCGATCCATCGCGGCGCGCTGAATCCACTTGAACGCCTCAGGTTCGGTGAGCGCTTGGCGAACCATCAGAACACTCTTGGCTCGCTCGATCAGCTTGCGTGCTTCGAGCCGGTCCGAAAGATCAGCGACCTCACGCTCGAGCGCCGTCACCTCGCGGAAACGACTGACCGCCAATTCGACAGCGGGAACGAGGTCACTGATCGAGAACGGCTTGACCAAGTAAGCCATGGCGCCGGCATCGCGTGCGCGCTCGACCAACTCGCGCTGACTGAACGCTGTGAGAATGACAACAGGAGCGATGCGTTTGGCGGCAATCTCCGAAGCGGCGTCGATGCCGTCTCTCCTGGGCATTTTCACGTCCATGATGACCAGATCAGGCTTGAGCGACTCGGCCAACTCCACCGCGACCTGCCCGTCACCGGCCTCACCGACGACGTCGTAGCCCTCTTCGCGGAGCATCTCGACCAGATCCATGCGGATCAACGCCTCGTCTTCAGCGACGACAACACGACGGGGTGCGAGCTGATTGCCTTGCGGCTGCGGCGAATTCATGGCCACCATCCTCCTCCATCGAACCGCCCCGACACGAGACGCGAACGATTAGAGGGTACCGGTGTTTGACATTGAAATCGCATCTTCTAATGTAGTCATCGCAACAAGCCCTCGTATCCCAATTGGCAGAGGAAACGGATTCAAAACCCGTCCAGTGTGAGTTCGAGTCTCACCGAGGGCACAACGAGATAAACATCAAAACCCCCTGGCGACAGGGGGTTTTGGTCATCCTAGAGCGGCTTCCAGGGAATCTTCTGGACACGCTTTGGACACAGACTCCGCAGCCGCAGCGTCCAATGCGTCCGCGAGGTCGCCCAGTTGGTCGGCGAACAGGTGCCCATATCGGTCCATCGTCAACGTGGCCGATGCGTGACCGAGCTGAGCTTGGATGGCCTTCGGATTGGCTCCCGCCGCAATCATCAACGAGGCCGCAGTGTGGCGCAGTGCGTGCACACCAACTTTCGGGAAACTCGGGTCGTGCGCCTGGCACCGTTCCACCGCACCGGACCACCACGACTTCGCCGAGGGCAATGTCATGTGACCGCCCCGCACGTTCGGGAAGACGATGTCATCCCTCCCCTTACCCTCGCACTGCCTCGCGAGTGCCTCCGCGACCAAACGAGGTACCGCAATGGTGCGTTGGGCGTGAGACTTGGGCGAGCCCAACTCGACTCGTCCAGCCACCGTCACAGCGTTCTCGACAACGCGGACACGTCGCCGCAACAGGTCCAGGTGTCGAACCCTCAACCCTGCCGCTTCACCGAACCGCAGTCCGCCGAAGCCAAGGAGCAACACGAGCCCTCGACGCTCCCCCGCCTGCTCGGCCAACGCTTGCAGTTGCGCCATCGTCAGGTAGGTCTGCTCCCCTCGTTTCCGTCGCGGCAGTTTGACCCCTCGAGCGGGGTTCACCACGAGCAGTCGGTCCGCGACCGCGTCATCCAAGATCGACGCAAGGACACCGAAGCAGCGCGTGATGGTCACCGGGCCGCTACCGACCGACATATCGGCCACCCATTGCTGGACGTGGGTTCGTTTGATGCGCCCGACGGGGGTTTGACCCCACTTCGGTTTGACGTGGTTGTCCCACGCCGATTTCACGACACGAGCCGACGAGGGTTTCAGGTGCGCTTGCCGCCCGAGCCACTCGACGCCCAACTCTCCGATAGTCGCTCGCCCTGCGCTCTGGTGAACGAATGCGCCAGTCTGCTTGTCCACCTCGACTCGCGCCG encodes:
- a CDS encoding ABC transporter substrate-binding protein; translated protein: MARRTLVRTAAVLGAASLALAGCSSDKSDDSSSSGSTSGASAATTSVTTDCTPEQAKAGATPSTEALRIGTLLPDTGSLSFLGPPMVAGTQLGVNDVNAAGGVLGQPVQLIPGDSGDTTTDTANTTVDRELAAGTQVIVGAASSSVSLKVIDKIASAGVVMFSPANTSDQFVCYPDKGMYFRTAPTDVLQAQAVAQLISDDGGQRVAIMALNDPYGTGLADNIEKNLIDSGVPSDQIEKIIYDPNAQSFNSEVDQVKNFNPDAVALVGFEESAKIITRMHEVGIGPSDGMAMYGVDGNMGNALGESVAKPLLDTMQGTTPLTDVGAAFQDRLKAVNPSLIDFNYAGESYDAVVISALAAEQAKSTAGTDIAANINSVTEGGTKCTSYVECLPLVKAGTDIDYDGITGELDFNDSGEPSIGSYGKLKFGPENTLTTEGFVVVGK
- a CDS encoding ABC transporter ATP-binding protein; this encodes MSENHARSLTPAEFAATAEEHQRLSAGALLRADSLVAGYIPGVNILRECNFFLKEGEIVGIIGPNGAGKSTLLKSLFGLIPVREGSVTLREDNITSAPAHVLVQKGVGYVPQTQNVFQTLTIEENLEMGIYLRPKAFAERFAFVSELFPLLSERRKVKAGALSGGERQMVAMGRALMMDPSVLLLDEPSAGLSPMFQDEVFIRCKKINAAGVSVIMVEQNARRCLQICDRGYVLDQGKNAYTDTGANLMNDPKVIELYLGTLAGSKEK
- a CDS encoding ANTAR domain-containing response regulator — its product is MNSPQPQGNQLAPRRVVVAEDEALIRMDLVEMLREEGYDVVGEAGDGQVAVELAESLKPDLVIMDVKMPRRDGIDAASEIAAKRIAPVVILTAFSQRELVERARDAGAMAYLVKPFSISDLVPAVELAVSRFREVTALEREVADLSDRLEARKLIERAKSVLMVRQALTEPEAFKWIQRAAMDRRSTMKAVAQVVLETLGGEPDA
- a CDS encoding tyrosine-type recombinase/integrase, which translates into the protein MATVSEYETKAGTRYEVRYRTPDHQTTRKRGFKTKRDANAYAARVEVDKQTGAFVHQSAGRATIGELGVEWLGRQAHLKPSSARVVKSAWDNHVKPKWGQTPVGRIKRTHVQQWVADMSVGSGPVTITRCFGVLASILDDAVADRLLVVNPARGVKLPRRKRGEQTYLTMAQLQALAEQAGERRGLVLLLGFGGLRFGEAAGLRVRHLDLLRRRVRVVENAVTVAGRVELGSPKSHAQRTIAVPRLVAEALARQCEGKGRDDIVFPNVRGGHMTLPSAKSWWSGAVERCQAHDPSFPKVGVHALRHTAASLMIAAGANPKAIQAQLGHASATLTMDRYGHLFADQLGDLADALDAAAAESVSKACPEDSLEAALG
- a CDS encoding ABC transporter ATP-binding protein gives rise to the protein MLDADTRAQIFADVPHLPGSAKPDPVLVADNVSRTFGGLKAVDVDHLEIQRGCITGLIGPNGAGKTTLFNLLTGFDRPDTGTWSMDGQSLGRMYPHQVARKGVVRTFQLTKALSKLTVLDNVRLGATGQRGERIFASLVPWIWKGQEREITERANELLARFKLDTKADDLAGSLSGGQRKLLEMARALMTSPSVVMLDEPMAGVNPALTQSLLGHIKSLRDDGMTVVFVEHDMDVIRDISDWVVVMAQGSVIAESTPDELSSNTAVVDAYLGSHHDQALEFDDNGNPVGETAVLAAALAEAEVETLETGGDLSEPDIDNLPADLAATLESSPEEPRGRHEKP